One segment of Mycolicibacterium baixiangningiae DNA contains the following:
- the eccD gene encoding type VII secretion integral membrane protein EccD, with product MTTTAAASSTSSVTPGRPSTTRVTILTGRRMTDLVLPAAAPIETYIDETVAVLAEILEDTPKDVLVGFDFTAQGVWAFARPGAPPLKAGESLDDAGVVDGSLLTLVSVSRTERYRPLVEDVIDAIAVLDESPEFDRGALNRFVGVSIPLVSLAITVMALVSWDRTGQSLWWALALALLGLGLLGGSMMAQHRYANLNMAESLLIAALPALAGGAALAVPLPNGVGSLGAPQVAGAGAVVLLLTLATRGGPRKRAEFAAFMAVAAAALTAAAVAYGYGWNYWVPAGAVAFGLIVVTNAAKLTVAVARIALPPIPAPGETVANDELLDPVTSREGVDEESPTWQAIIASVPESAARLQERSVLAKQLLIGFLTAGALILAVGSIAVVVQGHFFVHSMIVAGLVSAICAFRSRLYAERWCAWALLAVTVIVPTGVMIKLCQWYPDDAWLVLAIYTALGAVALVIIGATDGVRRVSPVTKRILELVDGAAIAAVIPLLLWIASVYDVLRNLRF from the coding sequence TTGACCACCACCGCCGCAGCTTCGTCCACCTCGAGTGTCACACCCGGGCGGCCGTCGACCACCCGGGTGACCATCCTGACCGGCCGGCGCATGACGGACCTCGTACTGCCTGCGGCGGCACCGATCGAAACCTATATCGACGAGACCGTCGCGGTGCTCGCGGAGATCCTCGAGGACACCCCGAAGGATGTGCTCGTCGGGTTCGACTTCACCGCACAGGGCGTGTGGGCGTTCGCGCGTCCGGGCGCCCCGCCGCTCAAGGCCGGTGAGTCCCTCGACGACGCCGGGGTGGTCGACGGATCGTTGCTGACGCTGGTGTCGGTGAGCCGCACCGAACGCTACCGGCCGCTCGTCGAGGACGTCATCGACGCGATCGCGGTGCTCGACGAGTCTCCGGAGTTCGACCGCGGCGCGTTGAACCGTTTCGTCGGGGTGTCGATTCCCCTTGTCTCGCTGGCGATCACGGTGATGGCGCTGGTGTCGTGGGACCGCACGGGTCAGAGCCTGTGGTGGGCGTTGGCGCTCGCGCTGCTCGGGCTCGGTCTGTTGGGCGGCAGCATGATGGCGCAGCACCGTTACGCCAACCTGAACATGGCCGAAAGCCTGCTGATCGCCGCGCTACCCGCGCTGGCCGGTGGCGCGGCGTTGGCGGTGCCGCTGCCCAACGGTGTCGGATCGCTGGGCGCGCCGCAGGTGGCCGGCGCCGGGGCCGTGGTGCTGCTGCTGACGCTGGCGACCAGGGGCGGCCCCCGCAAACGGGCCGAGTTCGCGGCGTTCATGGCGGTGGCCGCGGCGGCGCTCACCGCTGCCGCGGTGGCGTACGGATACGGCTGGAACTACTGGGTGCCCGCGGGTGCGGTCGCGTTCGGCCTGATCGTGGTGACCAATGCGGCGAAGCTGACCGTGGCCGTGGCCCGCATCGCGCTGCCCCCCATCCCCGCGCCGGGTGAGACCGTCGCCAACGACGAACTGCTCGATCCGGTGACGTCGCGCGAAGGCGTCGACGAGGAGTCGCCGACGTGGCAGGCGATCATCGCGTCGGTGCCCGAATCGGCCGCCCGGCTGCAGGAGCGCAGCGTGCTGGCCAAACAGCTGCTGATCGGGTTCCTGACTGCGGGTGCGCTGATCCTTGCGGTCGGGTCGATCGCGGTCGTCGTGCAGGGACACTTCTTCGTGCACAGCATGATCGTCGCCGGACTGGTCTCCGCGATCTGCGCGTTCCGGTCCCGCCTGTACGCCGAGCGCTGGTGTGCGTGGGCGCTGCTGGCCGTGACCGTCATCGTCCCGACCGGCGTGATGATCAAGCTGTGCCAGTGGTATCCCGACGACGCCTGGCTGGTGCTGGCGATCTACACCGCACTCGGCGCGGTGGCGCTGGTGATCATCGGTGCGACCGACGGCGTGCGGCGGGTGTCACCGGTGACCAAGCGGATCCTCGAACTGGTCGACGGTGCCGCGATCGCCGCCGTCATCCCGCTGCTGCTGTGGATCGCCAGCGTGTACGACGTCTTACGCAACCTGCGCTTCTAG
- a CDS encoding MinD/ParA family ATP-binding protein: MSADYDRLFHSPDAAQTPDEATVHVDRDALMQGNTAAPAPTGGSNRTDSAAPPPLPITPPRTQAAPAPPPRHAEITTQMPPTTQAPTPQTPQAPTPQRPPNSMMRAPQTNLPGGARFEAPRQATAPAPRPAPAPAPPPSAHFTDVAPAETTWQPGQPPMQPAPTSAAAMGNHRAIDALSHVGVKSAVKMPSQRGWRHVLYLMTRINLGLSPDEVYELDLHARIRRNARDSYQIGVLGLKGGVGKTAVTVALGSTLAKVRGDRILAIDADPDAGNLADRAGRQSAATIADLLSDKELARYNDIRAYTSMNGANLEVLSSEEYSQARREFNDDDWKGATDVVSRYYNLVLADCGAGLFQPASRAVLSTVSGLVIVASASIDGARQAAVTMDWMRQNGYQDLLGRSCVVINHVVPGKPNIDVADLVQQFERHVAPGRVIVLPWDKHIAAGTEIQLELLDKTFQRRITELAAALSDDFDRLERR; encoded by the coding sequence ATGTCGGCCGACTATGACCGGCTCTTCCACTCCCCAGACGCCGCTCAGACGCCCGACGAGGCGACCGTGCATGTCGATCGCGACGCCCTGATGCAGGGCAACACCGCAGCGCCGGCGCCGACCGGCGGATCGAATCGCACCGACAGCGCGGCACCGCCGCCACTGCCGATCACCCCGCCGCGCACCCAGGCCGCACCGGCCCCGCCCCCGCGGCACGCCGAGATCACCACCCAGATGCCGCCCACCACGCAGGCGCCCACTCCGCAGACGCCGCAGGCCCCGACGCCGCAGCGCCCGCCGAACAGCATGATGCGCGCGCCGCAGACCAACCTCCCGGGCGGCGCCCGGTTCGAGGCGCCCCGTCAGGCGACCGCCCCGGCACCCCGACCGGCGCCGGCGCCGGCGCCGCCGCCGTCCGCCCACTTCACCGACGTCGCCCCGGCGGAGACGACGTGGCAGCCGGGACAGCCGCCCATGCAGCCGGCACCGACGTCCGCGGCGGCGATGGGCAACCACCGCGCCATCGACGCGCTGTCGCACGTCGGGGTGAAGTCCGCGGTCAAGATGCCTTCGCAGCGCGGCTGGCGCCACGTCCTGTACCTGATGACCCGGATCAACCTGGGGCTGTCGCCCGACGAGGTCTACGAGCTGGATCTGCACGCGCGGATCCGGCGCAACGCCCGCGACTCGTACCAGATCGGCGTTCTGGGCCTCAAGGGCGGTGTCGGCAAGACCGCCGTCACCGTCGCGCTGGGGTCGACGCTGGCCAAGGTGCGCGGCGACCGGATCCTGGCCATCGACGCCGACCCCGACGCGGGCAACCTCGCCGACCGGGCGGGCCGGCAGTCGGCGGCCACCATCGCCGACCTGCTCTCGGACAAGGAACTGGCCCGCTACAACGACATTCGCGCCTACACGAGCATGAACGGCGCCAACCTGGAGGTGCTGTCGTCGGAGGAGTACAGCCAGGCCCGCCGTGAGTTCAACGACGACGACTGGAAGGGCGCGACGGACGTCGTGTCGCGCTACTACAACCTGGTGCTCGCCGACTGCGGCGCCGGGTTGTTCCAGCCGGCGTCGCGCGCGGTGCTCTCGACGGTGTCGGGGCTGGTGATCGTCGCCAGCGCATCCATCGACGGCGCCCGCCAGGCCGCGGTGACGATGGACTGGATGCGCCAGAACGGCTACCAGGATCTGCTGGGCCGCTCCTGCGTGGTGATCAACCACGTCGTGCCCGGCAAACCCAACATCGATGTCGCCGATCTTGTTCAGCAATTCGAGCGACACGTGGCGCCCGGTCGTGTCATCGTGCTGCCGTGGGACAAGCACATCGCGGCGGGCACCGAGATCCAGCTCGAGCTGCTCGACAAGACCTTCCAGCGCCGGATCACCGAGTTGGCGGCCGCCTTGTCTGACGACTTCGACAGGCTCGAACGCCGTTGA
- a CDS encoding YbaB/EbfC family nucleoid-associated protein, producing the protein MHPQVAAVLAQAQQLQSIMDEQLHKMNSQTFTASDETETVQVTLDGHHHLTGVHIEDGLLRHGAHVVERRLNEALQNATEAATAAIEADRERIDAQVAELTESWKP; encoded by the coding sequence ATGCACCCCCAGGTGGCGGCGGTGCTGGCACAGGCGCAGCAGCTGCAGTCGATCATGGACGAGCAGTTACACAAGATGAACAGCCAGACGTTCACCGCATCGGATGAGACCGAGACCGTCCAGGTCACGCTCGACGGGCACCACCACCTGACGGGCGTCCACATCGAGGACGGTCTGCTACGCCACGGTGCGCACGTCGTGGAGCGCCGGCTGAACGAGGCGCTGCAGAACGCCACCGAAGCCGCGACCGCCGCGATCGAAGCAGACCGGGAACGGATCGATGCGCAGGTGGCGGAGCTGACCGAATCATGGAAGCCGTGA